The Agarilytica rhodophyticola genome has a window encoding:
- a CDS encoding LysR family transcriptional regulator, producing MFQHALLNEIVAFIAVAEYGSFTLAAASMNSTKSSTGKAVKRLEEELGLKLFNRTTRSIRLTEEGKIFLDAAKHAIDTINEAKLLLDARKDEAAGRLRVNLPIGIGRDVVKSLPIFTQTHPKVSIELSLSDRFEDAIQGEWDIVVRIGNLDDSTFIAKKLCDTKRILCASPEYLSKKGTPKNLGELRNHDAILYRLHTGKLRTWMFQESNNEITEMTPSPLAVFSDGRSFIESVISGLGIAQTYDKALNSAIKNGELVELFPESAIPGPPVNALIPSGRAMPAKTKAFIEFLKEQLG from the coding sequence ATGTTCCAACATGCTCTGTTAAATGAAATCGTCGCCTTTATTGCCGTTGCTGAATACGGTAGCTTCACGCTCGCGGCAGCTTCCATGAACTCGACCAAATCAAGTACGGGTAAAGCGGTTAAAAGACTGGAAGAGGAACTAGGCCTAAAACTGTTTAACCGCACAACACGTAGCATTCGATTAACCGAGGAAGGAAAAATCTTTCTCGATGCAGCGAAACACGCTATCGATACGATCAATGAAGCTAAGTTACTTCTGGATGCCAGAAAAGATGAAGCCGCGGGCCGCCTACGAGTGAATTTACCAATAGGAATTGGCCGCGACGTAGTTAAATCCCTCCCCATCTTTACTCAAACGCACCCCAAAGTTTCTATTGAGCTATCCCTGTCAGATCGCTTCGAAGACGCTATCCAAGGCGAGTGGGATATTGTAGTCAGAATCGGTAACCTGGATGACAGCACATTTATTGCAAAAAAACTCTGCGATACTAAACGCATTTTGTGTGCATCACCTGAATATTTATCGAAAAAGGGAACACCTAAGAATTTAGGAGAATTGCGAAATCACGATGCAATATTATATCGATTACATACCGGTAAGCTTCGCACTTGGATGTTTCAAGAATCCAATAACGAAATAACAGAAATGACACCCTCGCCTCTAGCCGTTTTTAGTGATGGCAGATCTTTTATAGAATCTGTTATTTCAGGTTTAGGCATCGCTCAAACTTACGATAAAGCACTAAACTCAGCCATTAAAAACGGGGAGTTGGTAGAACTGTTTCCAGAAAGCGCGATACCAGGCCCACCGGTAAACGCACTTATACCAAGCGGCAGAGCCATGCCTGCAAAAACAAAAGCTTTTATTGAATTCTTAAAAGAACAGCTTGGTTAA
- a CDS encoding carboxymuconolactone decarboxylase family protein produces the protein MNDFKIHTTESAPKASKPVLEAAKKKMGFIPNLMATMAESPVMIESYLTLMGLFDKTELSETERQIILMTNNRLNACTYCMAAHTAVSKMSGVDNDVIAALRSGTPINDPKLEALRTFAIIINESRGWASEEQVATFLAAGYTKQTVLDVIVGTSLKVLSNYSTHIVEPELDAAFAQVAWTKDMVSVA, from the coding sequence ATGAATGATTTTAAAATACATACTACTGAAAGCGCTCCGAAAGCATCTAAACCAGTGCTGGAAGCGGCAAAGAAAAAAATGGGTTTCATCCCAAATCTTATGGCGACCATGGCTGAGTCACCGGTTATGATCGAAAGCTATCTTACGCTGATGGGATTATTTGATAAAACAGAACTGAGTGAGACAGAACGTCAAATTATTCTAATGACAAATAATCGATTAAATGCCTGTACTTACTGCATGGCGGCACATACGGCTGTATCGAAAATGTCTGGTGTAGACAATGACGTCATTGCGGCTTTGCGCAGTGGTACACCTATTAATGATCCTAAGCTCGAAGCTTTGCGCACGTTTGCCATTATTATTAACGAATCCCGCGGATGGGCCTCAGAGGAGCAAGTTGCTACATTCCTCGCAGCCGGCTATACCAAGCAAACAGTTTTGGACGTAATTGTTGGAACCAGTCTTAAAGTGCTTTCTAATTACAGTACTCATATTGTCGAGCCAGAACTGGATGCTGCCTTTGCTCAAGTGGCATGGACTAAGGATATGGTTTCAGTCGCTTAA
- a CDS encoding SDR family NAD(P)-dependent oxidoreductase: MNILDSKILITGANRGIGLSLVDKALAQGAAKIYATYRSQSNLSVLEAYDERVVPIYLDLGDKSTMTKLPELVPSLNILINNAGIFTAESLLEDTEIQLRNDLETNFFGTLAVTKALLPILEREQAAAIINISSIAGLAAMPSFGGYSVSKAAIHSMTQSIRGKLKASDISVHGVYPGPVATRLTEDFDMETTAAPVVAENILNGVAQGIEEIFPDTLSQQVGPLFLSSPKSLEQNFAEF; encoded by the coding sequence ATGAACATATTAGACAGTAAAATTTTGATTACAGGTGCCAATCGCGGTATTGGCTTATCGTTAGTGGATAAAGCACTAGCGCAAGGTGCAGCAAAAATTTATGCAACTTATCGCTCGCAGAGTAACCTTTCGGTTCTAGAAGCTTATGATGAACGAGTGGTGCCGATTTATTTGGATCTCGGTGATAAATCAACAATGACAAAACTTCCAGAATTAGTGCCGTCTTTAAATATCCTCATTAATAACGCAGGTATATTTACGGCTGAAAGTTTACTAGAGGATACTGAAATACAATTACGTAACGATCTTGAGACTAATTTTTTTGGAACACTCGCAGTTACTAAAGCATTGTTGCCTATTTTAGAACGAGAGCAAGCTGCTGCTATTATCAATATATCGAGTATTGCAGGTCTCGCCGCAATGCCAAGTTTTGGAGGGTATTCGGTATCTAAGGCCGCCATTCACTCAATGACACAGTCAATTCGAGGCAAACTCAAAGCGTCTGACATCTCGGTGCATGGTGTCTATCCAGGGCCTGTAGCGACCCGTTTGACGGAAGACTTTGATATGGAAACAACAGCAGCTCCAGTGGTCGCTGAAAATATTTTGAATGGAGTTGCGCAAGGGATTGAGGAAATATTTCCAGATACTCTATCACAACAAGTTGGGCCGCTTTTTTTGAGCTCGCCTAAATCCTTAGAACAGAACTTTGCTGAATTCTAA
- a CDS encoding RNA 2'-phosphotransferase, producing MESKKLKKGSKLLSYVLRHAPEVIGLTLDTQGWALVSDIVKLTERGNTKLTRQMIEYIVANNDKQRFSFDDSGKKIRANQGHSITVDLGLEAQVPPEVLYHGTASHHLRHILKDGLAKKNRHHVHLTKDDTTATVVGQRHGKVVILKVDSLAMYNDGYLFYVSSNGVWLTDHVPTEFIEVVSQSNTI from the coding sequence ATGGAAAGTAAAAAATTAAAAAAGGGAAGTAAGCTTCTGAGCTATGTGTTGAGGCATGCCCCTGAAGTAATTGGCTTGACTCTAGATACCCAGGGTTGGGCTTTAGTCAGTGATATCGTCAAGTTAACTGAGCGTGGCAATACAAAGCTCACACGGCAGATGATCGAGTATATTGTTGCAAATAATGATAAGCAACGCTTTAGCTTTGATGATTCTGGGAAAAAAATCCGAGCGAATCAAGGGCACTCCATTACTGTAGATCTAGGTCTAGAAGCTCAGGTTCCTCCAGAGGTTTTATATCACGGAACAGCTTCACACCACTTGAGGCACATTCTTAAAGATGGCTTAGCTAAGAAAAATCGACACCATGTACATTTGACTAAGGATGATACTACCGCAACAGTTGTGGGCCAAAGGCATGGCAAAGTAGTGATTTTAAAAGTGGATTCGCTGGCAATGTACAATGATGGTTATCTATTCTATGTCTCTAGCAATGGCGTTTGGTTAACAGACCATGTGCCCACAGAATTTATTGAGGTTGTATCCCAGTCTAATACAATATAG
- a CDS encoding peroxiredoxin-like family protein, which produces MSLQEQLDAFKEQFKKQAPEGAIEAFARSSQELADSGQVEKSLKVGDKAPRAVLLDPNGDEVTLEELLAKGPVVLTFYRGVWCPYCNIDLKALEAVADDIRAKGATLVAISMQGAADSRKSQRDNKLSYPILTDKAGELADKFGIRWTLQPYVVDFHKMFNVILPTIHGDDKWNLPMPARYVIDTDGTIAYAEVNPDYTRRPEPSDLFPVLDKLQQTTIA; this is translated from the coding sequence ATGTCTCTTCAAGAACAACTTGATGCATTTAAAGAACAGTTCAAAAAACAGGCTCCGGAGGGTGCCATTGAGGCCTTCGCGAGATCTTCTCAAGAATTAGCCGATAGCGGTCAAGTAGAAAAATCACTCAAGGTGGGTGATAAAGCTCCTCGTGCCGTATTGTTAGATCCCAATGGAGATGAAGTGACATTAGAGGAACTTCTTGCCAAGGGCCCTGTAGTTTTGACGTTTTATCGTGGTGTTTGGTGTCCATATTGCAATATAGATTTAAAAGCATTGGAAGCCGTTGCCGACGATATTCGCGCTAAAGGTGCTACATTAGTTGCTATCTCTATGCAGGGGGCGGCAGACAGTCGTAAATCCCAAAGAGATAACAAATTGAGTTACCCAATTCTTACCGATAAGGCCGGCGAGCTTGCAGATAAATTTGGTATTCGTTGGACGCTACAACCTTATGTTGTTGATTTTCACAAAATGTTTAACGTCATTTTACCGACTATCCATGGTGATGATAAATGGAACTTGCCTATGCCAGCACGTTACGTTATCGATACCGATGGAACTATTGCTTATGCCGAGGTGAATCCAGATTATACTCGCCGTCCAGAGCCAAGTGATTTATTCCCTGTGCTCGATAAGCTGCAACAGACGACAATAGCGTAG
- a CDS encoding NUDIX hydrolase, producing the protein MYKEQIYPSEKEFLENYDIHQFDVPLTSVDMGIFSLRDSELCVLLIKRANFPAKGKWALPGGFIDLDKDKNLDSTAHRKLKEKTGVKSPYLEQVGSFGNKKRDPRGWSVTIAYLALISSKELDLSLTETTEDIAWVPVEEAKNDYKLAFDHNEVLTACHERLKAKVLYTSLPVNLLSDEFTLTDLQETFEIIIGTGIEKKSFRKRMLDSGCIEETGNMRRGSNRPAKLYRTSINGEQFLFTRIIEGPRS; encoded by the coding sequence ATGTATAAAGAGCAGATCTATCCATCAGAGAAAGAGTTTCTGGAAAATTACGATATCCACCAATTTGATGTTCCATTGACATCGGTAGATATGGGTATATTTTCTTTGAGAGATAGTGAACTTTGTGTGCTTTTAATTAAAAGAGCAAATTTTCCTGCAAAAGGTAAATGGGCGTTACCAGGAGGATTTATAGATCTAGATAAAGATAAAAACTTAGATAGCACCGCTCATAGAAAATTAAAGGAGAAGACAGGTGTAAAATCACCTTACTTAGAACAAGTCGGATCATTTGGCAACAAAAAGCGTGACCCGAGGGGTTGGTCTGTCACCATAGCTTATCTTGCACTTATTTCTTCAAAAGAGCTTGACCTATCACTAACCGAAACAACGGAAGACATTGCATGGGTTCCAGTGGAAGAAGCAAAAAACGACTATAAACTTGCTTTTGATCATAATGAGGTATTAACAGCTTGCCATGAACGACTAAAAGCAAAAGTATTGTATACCTCTTTACCGGTAAACCTGTTATCTGATGAGTTTACCCTAACGGATTTACAGGAAACTTTTGAAATAATTATCGGTACAGGAATAGAGAAAAAGTCATTCAGGAAGAGAATGCTAGATTCTGGATGTATAGAAGAAACCGGCAATATGCGTCGGGGAAGTAATAGACCAGCAAAGCTCTATCGAACAAGTATAAATGGAGAGCAATTCCTATTTACACGTATTATCGAAGGACC
- a CDS encoding peroxiredoxin-like family protein, protein MKNLNIHLAELQMKVESGVEPYNLTPQQVKIIREFDKQLRETGILDRTIRPGFKFPDFALPNQYGSMVELGNLLERGPVVMNFFRGIWCPYCNLELQVLQKSLIEFEGAGASLVAISPQVSVMNKRIAHQNGLRFEILSDTGNSLAKKIGISYHLSRELINRVYKSLGAELSVFNGDDSWQLPLTSRFVIDIDATVISSNVDVDFRKRPDPRETLAVVKAMTRRTSI, encoded by the coding sequence GTGAAGAATCTCAATATACATTTGGCTGAGCTTCAAATGAAAGTTGAATCGGGAGTGGAACCGTATAATCTTACGCCACAACAAGTTAAAATCATTCGTGAGTTTGACAAACAGCTAAGAGAAACTGGGATTTTGGATCGCACCATCCGTCCGGGGTTTAAGTTTCCTGATTTTGCTCTGCCAAACCAATACGGTAGTATGGTCGAATTGGGGAATTTATTAGAGCGCGGCCCAGTTGTTATGAATTTTTTTCGCGGTATATGGTGTCCATATTGCAACCTTGAACTTCAGGTATTGCAGAAGTCATTAATAGAATTTGAGGGTGCGGGGGCTTCGCTGGTTGCAATATCTCCCCAAGTGTCGGTAATGAACAAGCGAATCGCTCACCAAAACGGTTTACGATTTGAAATCTTATCCGATACAGGTAATTCTTTGGCCAAAAAAATAGGTATTAGCTATCATCTAAGTAGGGAGTTGATAAACCGAGTGTATAAATCACTGGGTGCTGAATTATCGGTGTTTAATGGCGATGATAGCTGGCAGTTACCTTTAACATCGCGCTTTGTAATTGATATTGACGCAACGGTTATTTCCTCAAATGTCGATGTTGACTTTCGCAAGCGACCAGATCCGAGAGAAACGTTAGCGGTGGTTAAAGCTATGACGCGTCGTACTTCCATTTGA
- a CDS encoding peroxiredoxin family protein, producing MKTKLILPMFLSNMLSGIGSGIMIYISGGNLVWVGALLATLPLPFFLMVLTNALSISRTSERLPALQLINLVGLTLVIYTLYSSQIVLTAAQFIPLGIAILGFVSLHWYVWSFSYYQREKSQAIIKGQRLPEMHFKRLDKSDVSSTSFNGSKTLLIFFRANWCPFCMNQLKEVKKHAQKLMQDGVKVKFISNQGFENSKALADKLNLPHHFEILQDEDLKGAKVLGIEDIDGSPVGMPGYPKDTVMATVIALDEEGNVLFGDETDNYRRRPLPETFIHVFDGSEKHSVTTSQISPQIQ from the coding sequence ATGAAGACAAAACTTATTCTCCCAATGTTTCTATCTAACATGTTAAGTGGCATAGGATCAGGTATTATGATCTATATATCAGGGGGCAACCTAGTTTGGGTGGGTGCACTGCTGGCAACATTACCTTTGCCTTTTTTCCTCATGGTATTAACAAACGCACTCAGTATTTCAAGAACATCAGAAAGATTACCTGCCCTTCAATTGATTAATCTTGTTGGCTTAACCTTGGTTATCTATACACTATATAGTTCTCAGATAGTACTGACCGCGGCACAATTTATTCCTCTTGGCATTGCCATTCTGGGCTTTGTGTCACTGCACTGGTATGTATGGTCTTTTTCTTATTATCAGCGCGAAAAAAGTCAAGCTATCATCAAAGGTCAAAGACTCCCTGAGATGCACTTTAAGCGACTAGATAAATCTGATGTATCTTCCACATCCTTTAATGGCTCTAAAACGCTTTTGATTTTTTTCCGAGCTAACTGGTGTCCATTCTGTATGAATCAACTGAAAGAAGTAAAAAAGCATGCACAAAAGCTCATGCAAGACGGTGTAAAGGTTAAATTTATCTCAAATCAAGGCTTTGAAAATTCAAAGGCACTCGCTGACAAACTAAACCTACCCCATCACTTCGAAATTCTGCAAGACGAAGATCTAAAAGGAGCAAAGGTGTTAGGTATCGAAGATATCGACGGCTCTCCCGTTGGCATGCCTGGCTACCCTAAAGATACTGTTATGGCAACAGTCATTGCACTAGATGAAGAAGGAAATGTATTGTTCGGAGACGAAACCGATAATTACCGTAGACGCCCGCTTCCAGAAACGTTTATACATGTTTTTGACGGATCAGAAAAGCACAGCGTAACAACATCTCAAATTAGTCCACAAATACAATAA
- a CDS encoding peroxiredoxin-like family protein codes for MSLVNELNTFKAEFLSKVDQNAISIMEAAAADLENEFRTRTLLTVGDKAPDFTLPSANGDSITLSEKLKDGPVIISFYRGDWCPYCNLELRAYQNILPEIKAAGGNLIAISPQTPDSSLSTTEKNNLEFDVLSDVGSNVSQSYKVAFVLPQALQDLYTKFGGHLPKYNGSDDWVLPVPATFVIDRDLNIVLANIDTDYQNRLEPEDTLAAIKALDN; via the coding sequence ATGTCACTGGTAAATGAACTCAATACCTTTAAAGCTGAATTTTTAAGTAAAGTTGATCAGAATGCTATTTCTATCATGGAAGCAGCAGCGGCTGATTTAGAAAATGAATTTCGTACGCGAACTTTGTTAACCGTAGGCGATAAAGCACCAGATTTTACACTTCCTTCTGCCAATGGCGATTCCATTACATTGTCAGAAAAATTAAAAGATGGGCCCGTCATTATTTCATTCTATCGAGGGGACTGGTGCCCCTATTGTAATTTGGAGTTACGTGCATATCAAAATATTCTCCCAGAGATTAAAGCTGCTGGTGGTAACCTTATTGCGATCTCACCACAAACACCAGACTCTTCACTTTCAACGACAGAAAAAAATAATCTTGAGTTTGACGTACTTTCCGATGTTGGTTCAAACGTTTCGCAAAGTTATAAAGTTGCCTTTGTGTTGCCGCAAGCATTACAAGACCTTTACACCAAGTTTGGCGGTCATTTACCTAAGTACAATGGTAGCGATGATTGGGTATTGCCTGTGCCTGCAACTTTTGTCATCGATCGCGACTTAAATATCGTGTTAGCTAATATCGATACAGATTATCAAAACAGACTTGAACCTGAAGATACTCTGGCTGCAATAAAAGCACTTGACAACTAA
- a CDS encoding NAD(P)H-dependent oxidoreductase, whose amino-acid sequence MNTKDVDTIIDALRWRYATKIFNTRAQITNKDWHTIKQSLRLSPSSFGLQPWKFIEVESGEIKQSLADCVKLNAPKILTSSKLIVIAGLKHISTDYLEKYFNSIVNIRQIEKSSIEDFSKMLTETCAKKSAEDQAIWINKQAYIALGSAITTAALLGIDSCPMEGINRNTYDEILGLATSDYTSLVALAFGYRSENDDNQKLTKVRFSEDDIFEKK is encoded by the coding sequence ATGAATACAAAAGATGTAGATACTATTATCGACGCATTACGTTGGCGATATGCTACAAAGATATTTAATACAAGAGCTCAAATTACCAATAAAGATTGGCATACTATCAAACAATCCCTAAGGCTATCCCCCTCCTCTTTCGGCCTACAACCATGGAAATTTATTGAAGTAGAAAGCGGTGAGATTAAGCAAAGTTTGGCTGATTGTGTAAAATTAAACGCACCTAAAATCTTGACATCTTCAAAATTAATTGTTATCGCTGGTTTGAAACACATAAGCACTGATTACCTGGAAAAATATTTCAACAGTATTGTAAATATAAGACAAATTGAGAAGTCTTCCATTGAGGATTTCAGTAAAATGCTAACAGAAACTTGTGCAAAAAAATCCGCTGAAGATCAAGCTATCTGGATTAATAAACAGGCGTATATCGCCTTGGGATCGGCAATAACAACTGCTGCTCTACTGGGGATCGATAGCTGCCCAATGGAAGGTATTAACCGCAATACGTACGATGAAATATTGGGGCTTGCTACGTCCGACTATACAAGTTTAGTAGCACTTGCGTTTGGCTATAGGTCTGAAAATGACGACAACCAAAAGCTTACAAAAGTACGATTCAGCGAAGATGATATTTTTGAAAAGAAGTAG